Sequence from the Phaeodactylum tricornutum CCAP 1055/1 chromosome 20, whole genome shotgun sequence genome:
TTTGATGGGAAGACAGTACCAAGCTTTGTTGGCAGGGAGTCACTGCCGAAAAATGTGAGGATGAAGTCGCCAAAAATGCGCGGTTTTCCGAAAGGATGGCTCGCCCCTCCGGCTTCGGCGATTCTTCGGCGACGTCGTTTCTGTATCTATAGACCTATATAAGGTCAATTTGAATTTTGAAAATTTATTCAGATTTGGCGTGAGCGAGGAGCAGAATTAGTGTCTTACCTGTTTACCGTGTTACTAAACCATGGAACAGCTATAGTTAGCGCTATAACGTGCTGTCGGCCGCTTCAGTCTGACAGGGATTCCTCGTCGGTTCAAACGAGGACTTTGTGTTCCTGAGATCTTGATAGTGGTACACAATAGCGACAAAAAGTATGATTGAAATCGCGGCTTTGTTACTTTGCAAACTAGGAGGCCAAGGAGGTTCCTCAGATGAGGTCAAAGCAGTGATCGAGGCCGCTGGGCTGGAAGCCAATGAAGAGCAACTAGCAAAGCTGATTGGCGACATGGAGGGTAAAGACGTCAATGAATTGATGGCAGCTGGATCTGAAAAGATCAAGGATGTTCCATTTGgaggtggtggtggaggaggtGGCGGTGCTGGCGATGGCGGCGGTGCAGGTGCAATAGAAGAAGCTAAgccggaagaaaaggaagaggaggaagaaatggacctCGGCGGTGGAATGGATATGTTTGGAGGAGATGAgggcggcggtggcggcgacTATTAAGCAAAGAAACCCTGGGAAAATACTCCAAATTCCTTTTCTGCGTGATCTGTAAAGAAGGTCCAAAAAGCTTTCAAAACCAATGATCGTTTTCCTCGTTTTTGCCGTCGTAGGCCGAAATATTTGTTGTGTTGTGAATTTAGATTCAAAGTGCTGGCCACCCTTTTTACAATTCCGGAGTATTATTGCTTTATATGATTGCAAATTAGCATGAGATGGCCGCTGTTGCTAGAAGCAAGACGTATGTCGAAAGGTATTCATAGAGGACTGCCATTTTTCTTCGCTGTTGAATTTATGTTTATATCCATGACCACGGCCATAAAGGATGAGGCCGCTTCATTCTCCAAATCCAATGTATTTCTCCTCgtcttcacagtcaacaacaaaaaactCGCTCTTTTCATGAAATTGCGGCAAGCTACTACAATGCAACTAGGCTTGAAGATCGTTTTACAGCTACTGTGCGTCTCGTTTCTTACTGATAACAAAGTGTACAGCTATCACAGTTCTAGCTCGAAAACTATCCTTTGGGCTTCGAAAGACATGCGGTTAGTAATCAAGTTCTTTTTTGATATTGACGATGGCAAGTGCTTTGGTAATCCGCACTATTGTCACGTGGCGCTTGCATGAACATTCTGTAGCATCTTGTTTGACAGTGCTCTATCCATCATGCTGGCAAGGATAGGCGCTTGTTGTTTCCCTGTAAGttccttcgttttctctAATTTCACACCAACCGTAGCCGAAAAAATGTGGGTAGTTTTCGGAGTTGAATCTCTAGTAGAGAAAAGCGCAGTCACGTTCTGCACGACCAATGACTCACGCGTCCGACACCCTCTACGAAAAGCGGGAGTGTCGCACGGATCAGGCGATTGCCATCGATCAAGCTAGGACTGCAGATACAGCAGCTTACAGTTGGCGGCTTACTTGCATGAGCTGGGTCGAAATAAACATCCGCGTTTCAGTATTTTTAATGGAGTACTGTGCAAAAATCGGCTTCGACCATAGCAACAACGTCTGACCGTTCCGAAGAAATTCCTGAAGAATCGCATCGCAGCTCCTCGTCCTCGATGGAACTGCAGGATTCAGATGATAAAACCTGTCCAATCTGCTTACATGAAGACCGGCCTTTAGCACATGGAGAATGCAGGCATGGGTTTTGTCAGCCCTGTCTGGAACGTTTGCTTCTGTCACCAACGATTTCACCGCGCAACGACAGACAAAGCGCTGCCTGCAACGTTGTGACGCCGACCTTGAACGTATGTCCGATATGTCGAGACCGACTTTATTTATTCGATTTGAAATTCAAGGAAACGGGAAAGGTTCTCTATGAGCCTTGTGTGCACTTCCATGATACGCCGCTCGCGGGAGCCGTCTACGCGGATTCTCAAGTTGGATCCGGAAGCTTCCACTTTCCTCCTTTTGCGGAAAGCGAGAACACAGAGGCGTACTTTAACGTTGAAAATATTCCGAGATTGCTGGATCTTCCTTCCCATGTTCCTTTTAAGAACGTGAATCTACACTGGCCAAGTAGAACGATTGCTGGCGTCTTGGAATTTCCGGTCGGTGATTTTGATCGCTGGAATGTTTACCTTTCC
This genomic interval carries:
- a CDS encoding predicted protein, giving the protein MIEIAALLLCKLGGQGGSSDEVKAVIEAAGLEANEEQLAKLIGDMEGKDVNELMAAGSEKIKDVPFGGGGGGGGGAGDGGGAGAIEEAKPEEKEEEEEMDLGGGMDMFGGDEGGGGGDY